Proteins co-encoded in one Sus scrofa isolate TJ Tabasco breed Duroc chromosome 14, Sscrofa11.1, whole genome shotgun sequence genomic window:
- the ZWINT gene encoding ZW10 interactor, translating into MEAAETKAEAAAREALAKVADILEPTGLQEEAELPAQILAEFVMDSRKKDKLLCSQLQVVDFLQNFLIQEDTAQGLDPLASEDTSRKRAIEAKEQWKELKATYQEHVEAITSALTQALPKMEEAQKKQAQLQETLEQLQAKKQVAVEKLRIAQKQWQLQQEKHLQHLTKVSAEVKERQMGTQQEFERLYQELGALKQQARQEQDKLQRHQTFLQLLYTLQGKLLFSEAEAEAQIPQELNLPKDKPLQLTQPQEQNPQDIMGRDGSVSSKVDSPQPIGDASLPWLPGAQQHGEGS; encoded by the exons ATGGAGGCGGCGGAGACCAAAGCGGAGGCTGCAGCCCGAGA GGCCTTGGCCAAGGTGGCAGACATCCTGGAACCTACAGGTCTTCAGGAGGAGGCAGAACTGCCCGCCCAGATCCTGGCTGAGTTTGTGATG GACTCTCGGAAGAAAGACAAGCTCCTCTGCAGCCAGCTACAAGTAGTAGACTTCCTACAGAACTTCTTAATCCAGGAAGACACTGCGCAGGGCTTGGACCCCTTGGCTTCTGAAGACACAAGCC GAAAGAGGGCAATTGAAGCCAAAGAGCAATGGAAAGAGCTGAAGGCCACCTACCAGGAGCATGTGGAGGCCATCACAAGTGCCTTGACCCAGGCACTGCCCAAGATGGAGGAGGCCCAAAAGAAGCAAGCACAGCTACAAGAGACCCTTGAACAACTCCAGGCCAAG AAGCAAGTAGCTGTGGAAAAACTCAGAATAGCCCAGAAGCAGTGGCAGCTGCAACAG GAGAAGCATCTGCAGCACCTGACAAAGGTTTCTGCAGAGGTGAAGGAACGTCAGATGGGAACTCAGCAGGAGTTTGAACGTCTGTATCAGGAACTTGGGGCCCTGAAGCAACAGGCAAGGCAGGAGCAGGACAAACTGCAGAG GCATCAGACCTTCCTCCAGCTGCTTTACACCCTACAGGGTAAGCTGCTGTTCTCTGAGGCTGAGGCGGAGGCACAGATACCACAAGAACTGAACCTTCCTAAGGATAAGCCCCTGCAGCTGACCCAACCCCAGGAACAGAACCCTCAGGACATCATGGGAAGAGATGGAAGTGTGTCCTCTAAG GTCGACAGCCCCCAGCCCATTGGAGATGCAAGCTTACCATGGCTTCCTggggcacagcaacatggggaagGATCCTAG